In one window of Henckelia pumila isolate YLH828 chromosome 1, ASM3356847v2, whole genome shotgun sequence DNA:
- the LOC140874529 gene encoding uncharacterized protein: MAHRNPVSVILDTNKLTGPNYSDWLINIKIILASEKLTYLLTKSPPKEAAKGISPDELKKLETWWDHDLKAKCYMLASISNELQRRFENAVNAAIIHLHLKICMVHKQEMKDSFYGFVVNFNMNKIEATLEELVNMLTSFESTMKKRKQFSYLALRLV; the protein is encoded by the exons ATGGCTCATCGCAATCCAGTATCTGTTATCCTCGATACCAACAAACTTACTGGACCAAATTACTCTGATTGgctaataaacataaaaatcatactcGCGTCGGAAAAGTTAACATATTTACTAACAAAATCACCTCCAAAAGAGGCAGCTAAGGGCATCAGCCCTGATGAGCTGAAGAAGCTTGAGAcgtggtgggaccatgatcttAAAGCCAAGTGCTATATGTTGGCTTCAATCTCAAATGAACTACAAAGGCGATTTGAGAATGCTGTTAATGCTGCTATCATTCACTTACACCTAAAGATTTGTATGGTGCACAAACAAGAGATGAAAG ATTCATTTTATGGTTTTGTGGTAAACTTCAACATGAATAAGAttgaggccacccttgaagagttgGTCAACATGCTTACTTCATTTGAATCAACCATGAAAAAGAGAAAACAGTTCTCCTATTTGGCTCTTCGTCTCGTGTAA